In Providencia rettgeri, the following proteins share a genomic window:
- a CDS encoding ABC transporter permease, with protein sequence MWLYCLKRILATIPILIGLTLIVFFIMAMIPGDPAQALLGPWATPENVARVKVELGLDKPLYQQYFIWMHNLISGDFGRSFVLNRPVVDEVLERFSATLILGGSALLLSSILGLLAGVLSAIRQFSWSDRFITLAVLLGISMPSFWIGLLMIMLFSVQLQWFPASGMYDIWQGGGLSDLLHHLVLPAVTLSLVATGVIARLTRTAMLEVLRLDFIRTARAKGLSERKVIFRHAFRMALVSVIPVIGIQAGFVFGGAVYIETVFQWPGLGAMLVKAVATRDLFLVQGGVLIAAASYVFINLLADVVQAMLDPRLKS encoded by the coding sequence ATGTGGTTATACTGTTTGAAACGCATTTTAGCGACCATACCCATACTGATTGGTTTGACGTTAATTGTCTTTTTTATCATGGCAATGATCCCTGGAGACCCAGCTCAAGCATTGCTTGGCCCTTGGGCGACTCCTGAAAATGTAGCTAGAGTAAAAGTTGAGCTTGGGCTCGATAAGCCGTTATATCAGCAATATTTTATTTGGATGCATAATTTAATTTCGGGTGATTTTGGCCGCTCATTTGTCCTTAACCGACCAGTTGTCGATGAAGTTTTAGAGCGATTTTCTGCCACGCTAATTTTAGGCGGAAGCGCGTTGTTACTCAGCTCAATTCTAGGGTTACTGGCCGGAGTCCTTTCCGCCATTCGTCAATTCAGTTGGAGTGACCGGTTTATTACACTCGCCGTTTTATTGGGTATATCAATGCCATCTTTTTGGATAGGCTTACTGATGATTATGCTTTTTTCTGTTCAATTACAATGGTTTCCAGCATCTGGAATGTACGATATTTGGCAAGGCGGTGGCCTGAGCGATTTATTGCATCACCTTGTTTTACCCGCGGTAACGCTTTCATTGGTCGCGACAGGGGTGATAGCACGTTTGACTCGTACCGCAATGTTAGAAGTATTAAGGCTTGATTTCATTCGTACCGCCAGAGCTAAAGGCCTGAGCGAACGCAAAGTGATTTTCCGTCATGCATTTCGTATGGCGCTGGTTTCAGTCATCCCAGTGATTGGTATCCAAGCGGGCTTTGTTTTTGGTGGCGCGGTGTACATTGAAACCGTTTTTCAGTGGCCGGGGCTAGGTGCCATGTTAGTCAAGGCTGTGGCAACCCGTGACTTGTTTTTAGTCCAAGGGGGCGTATTGATTGCAGCAGCGTCCTATGTCTTTATCAATTTGCTTGCGGATGTTGTGCAAGCCATGTTAGACCCGAGGTTGAAATCATGA
- a CDS encoding ABC transporter substrate-binding protein has translation MKMRLCRWIATLWLLGFISLPTLAVNHPNVLLLGQVAEPQSLDPQVATAANDSRILVNLYEGLVRNADGTLTLEPALAQSWTISDDGLTYTFHLREDVKFHDGSSFNADAVKFTFERMLDKQHPYYHTGPFPLSFFFSAIDKIETPDDKTVVFTLKEPFAPFLSNLATPAGLIVSPTAVKQYDKDFSRHPSGTGPFKFDEWTANQRVVVSANENYWDGKPSLEHVVFRPITDANTRVAEMLSGGIDAMVEVPADNVPLFVNDDRFEVYEAVGPHVWYTMLNASQPPFDDVRVRQAVNYAVNKDNIVKYILQDSAGVAQGPIPSAFDWAFDEETKAYPYDPEKARQLIAEAGAQGQKIIFYVTEGGSGMLDPIPMATAIQADLKAVGLSVEIQTFEWNTYLSKVNAGLKQAHMAEMAWMTNDPDTLPFLTLHSASWPDKGGFNSGYYSNKQLDRLLDKARVSNNLEERAQLYQQVQKIVHQDAPWLFVANWKQNAVANKHVKHFKLQPNFNLLLKDVRKD, from the coding sequence ATGAAAATGCGTTTATGTAGATGGATAGCCACTCTTTGGCTTTTAGGCTTTATTTCGCTACCGACATTGGCGGTGAATCATCCTAATGTCTTGTTATTAGGGCAAGTTGCTGAGCCGCAGTCATTAGACCCACAAGTTGCAACCGCGGCGAATGATTCCCGCATTTTAGTTAACTTGTACGAAGGGTTAGTTCGCAATGCGGATGGTACATTAACGCTTGAACCTGCTTTAGCCCAGTCATGGACTATTAGTGATGATGGCCTCACATACACTTTTCATTTGCGCGAAGATGTGAAATTTCACGATGGTAGCTCATTCAATGCGGATGCCGTCAAATTCACGTTTGAACGAATGTTGGATAAACAGCACCCGTACTACCATACAGGGCCATTCCCATTATCATTTTTCTTTTCTGCAATAGACAAGATAGAAACTCCAGATGATAAAACGGTGGTTTTTACCTTAAAAGAGCCATTTGCCCCGTTTTTATCGAACTTAGCGACACCGGCAGGGCTGATTGTTTCACCGACAGCAGTAAAACAATACGACAAAGACTTTAGCCGCCATCCCAGCGGAACAGGGCCTTTTAAATTTGATGAGTGGACCGCAAACCAAAGGGTGGTCGTATCCGCGAATGAAAACTATTGGGATGGAAAACCCAGTTTAGAGCATGTGGTTTTTCGGCCGATTACTGACGCTAATACTCGGGTCGCAGAAATGTTATCAGGGGGGATTGATGCCATGGTTGAGGTCCCCGCAGATAATGTCCCGCTATTTGTTAATGACGACCGCTTTGAGGTTTATGAAGCGGTAGGGCCCCATGTTTGGTATACCATGCTCAATGCGTCTCAGCCTCCGTTTGATGATGTACGTGTGAGGCAAGCCGTTAACTATGCGGTAAATAAAGACAATATTGTGAAATACATTCTTCAGGACTCGGCAGGGGTAGCGCAAGGGCCAATTCCATCGGCTTTCGATTGGGCATTTGATGAAGAAACAAAAGCCTATCCTTATGATCCTGAAAAAGCCCGCCAATTGATAGCAGAAGCGGGGGCTCAAGGGCAAAAAATTATTTTTTATGTCACGGAAGGCGGCTCTGGAATGCTAGACCCGATCCCCATGGCGACCGCCATTCAAGCTGACCTGAAAGCGGTTGGCTTATCTGTCGAAATTCAAACCTTTGAATGGAATACCTACCTATCTAAGGTCAATGCAGGCCTCAAACAAGCTCATATGGCCGAGATGGCATGGATGACGAATGACCCTGATACCTTGCCTTTTTTAACCTTGCATAGTGCTTCTTGGCCAGACAAAGGCGGGTTTAATTCTGGTTATTACAGTAACAAGCAGCTGGATAGGTTATTAGATAAAGCCCGAGTTTCCAATAATCTCGAGGAGCGAGCCCAGTTATATCAACAAGTCCAAAAAATTGTTCACCAAGATGCACCTTGGCTGTTTGTCGCGAATTGGAAGCAAAATGCGGTCGCGAATAAGCATGTTAAGCATTTCAAATTGCAGCCTAATTTTAACTTATTACTTAAAGACGTTCGTAAAGATTGA
- a CDS encoding DUF1028 domain-containing protein, which yields MTFSIVARCPLTGKIGAVTATGGPAVGALVLHGKSQTGAIATQAMTNPIAGLTGIEYLQQGHNANKSLDYLVTQDIGCKQRQLIIIDNHGGTADWTGQDCLPWCGSLSEPNLAIAGNMLVGEQVLSAIYQSYYKNVDQDLADRLLIAMQAGADEGGDYRGIRSAALKVWNNRQYADIDIRCDWSETPLSALITILQQVRSEDYANFFAQIPTGNEHITNN from the coding sequence ATGACATTTTCAATTGTAGCGCGCTGCCCATTGACAGGAAAAATAGGTGCAGTGACGGCAACAGGTGGGCCTGCGGTTGGTGCATTGGTCTTACATGGCAAAAGCCAAACGGGGGCAATCGCCACCCAAGCAATGACGAACCCAATTGCAGGCCTAACGGGTATCGAATATTTGCAACAAGGCCATAATGCGAACAAAAGCTTAGACTACCTAGTGACACAAGATATTGGCTGTAAACAACGGCAATTGATTATTATTGATAACCACGGTGGTACAGCGGACTGGACGGGCCAAGATTGTTTACCTTGGTGCGGAAGTTTATCGGAACCCAACTTAGCCATTGCTGGAAATATGTTAGTAGGTGAACAGGTTCTAAGCGCTATTTATCAAAGCTATTATAAAAATGTTGACCAAGATCTGGCTGATCGATTACTCATTGCCATGCAAGCCGGTGCAGATGAAGGGGGTGACTATCGGGGGATCCGTTCTGCTGCATTAAAAGTATGGAATAACCGACAATATGCTGACATCGATATTCGCTGTGACTGGTCTGAAACACCGTTATCCGCACTTATCACCATTCTTCAACAAGTCCGATCCGAGGATTATGCTAATTTTTTCGCACAAATTCCCACAGGAAATGAACATATCACTAATAATTGA
- a CDS encoding NAD(P)/FAD-dependent oxidoreductase, whose product MKISRRKLLLGVSAAGVLAGGAAVVPMINREGRFESTKSRVPAVAGTEGKLPESADAVIIGAGLQGIMTAINLAEKGLNVVICEKGVVGGEQSGRAYSQIISYKTSPAIFPLHHYGKIQWLGMNEKIGADTSYRVQGRVEVPSSEEDLEVSRAWIKAASENPGFDTPLRTRMIEGTELANRLVDAQTPWKIGGFEEDSGSLDPEVVTPTMANYAKSIGIRIYTNCAVRGIETAGGKISDVVTEKGAIKTSRVVLTGGIWSRLFMGNLGIDVPTLNVYLSQQRITGVPGAPKGNVHLPNGIHFREQADGTYAVAPRIFTSSIVKDSFLLGPRFLHVLGGGELPLEFSIGKDLFNSFMMATSWNLDEKTPFEEFRTATNTPNNEHLDGVLERLRKEFPVFKESKVVERWGGTVAPTDDEIPIISTVEQYPGLVINTATGWGMTESPASGRLTAELLMGETPFIDPTPYKLSRFN is encoded by the coding sequence ATGAAAATCTCGAGAAGAAAGCTATTATTAGGGGTTAGTGCTGCTGGAGTTCTAGCAGGGGGTGCTGCAGTTGTTCCTATGATCAATCGTGAAGGTCGTTTTGAATCGACTAAGTCACGTGTACCTGCCGTTGCTGGTACTGAAGGCAAATTACCTGAGTCTGCAGATGCAGTCATCATCGGTGCTGGCCTTCAAGGGATCATGACCGCAATTAACCTTGCAGAAAAAGGTCTTAATGTTGTTATCTGTGAAAAAGGTGTTGTCGGCGGTGAGCAATCAGGCCGTGCATACAGCCAAATCATCAGTTACAAGACCTCCCCAGCGATTTTCCCTTTACACCACTACGGGAAAATTCAATGGCTTGGCATGAACGAAAAAATCGGTGCTGACACCAGCTACCGTGTTCAAGGCCGCGTTGAAGTGCCTTCAAGCGAAGAAGATTTAGAAGTTTCAAGAGCGTGGATAAAAGCGGCATCTGAAAACCCAGGTTTCGATACCCCATTACGTACCCGCATGATTGAAGGTACTGAACTGGCTAATCGTCTGGTTGATGCACAAACTCCATGGAAAATCGGTGGATTTGAAGAAGACTCAGGTAGCCTTGATCCTGAAGTTGTCACACCAACCATGGCAAACTACGCAAAATCAATCGGTATCCGTATCTACACCAACTGCGCAGTACGTGGTATTGAAACTGCAGGCGGCAAAATTTCTGATGTTGTTACAGAAAAAGGTGCAATCAAAACGTCTCGTGTTGTTCTGACGGGGGGGATTTGGTCGCGTCTGTTCATGGGTAACTTAGGCATTGACGTTCCAACACTGAACGTTTACCTGTCACAACAACGTATTACTGGCGTACCAGGCGCACCAAAAGGTAACGTACACTTACCTAACGGTATCCACTTCCGTGAACAAGCTGATGGTACCTACGCGGTTGCTCCACGTATCTTTACCAGCTCTATCGTTAAAGACAGCTTCCTGTTAGGACCTAGGTTCCTGCACGTATTAGGCGGTGGAGAATTACCATTAGAGTTCTCTATTGGTAAAGACTTATTCAACTCCTTCATGATGGCAACGTCTTGGAACTTAGACGAGAAGACACCATTCGAAGAGTTCCGTACAGCGACGAATACACCAAACAACGAACACTTAGATGGCGTTCTGGAAAGACTGAGAAAAGAATTCCCAGTATTTAAAGAGTCCAAAGTGGTTGAACGCTGGGGTGGTACCGTTGCACCAACGGATGATGAAATTCCAATTATTTCAACCGTCGAGCAGTATCCAGGCTTGGTCATCAACACCGCTACAGGCTGGGGTATGACAGAAAGCCCTGCATCTGGTCGATTAACGGCAGAATTGTTAATGGGTGAAACACCATTTATCGACCCTACGCCGTATAAACTTTCTCGTTTTAACTAA
- a CDS encoding RidA family protein, which produces MRYKTLLLSLPLILGVASANAADDVKRVPVKGFPISESVEIGAGNSLIFLSGKVPSKISADAKEGVLESYGNTEAQTINVLKQIQANLEGMGLTMNDVVKMQVFLVGGEETQGTMDFAGFMAGYNKFYESEKVTNLPARSTFQVAKLANPAWRVEIEVTAVRPAAKK; this is translated from the coding sequence ATGCGCTATAAAACTTTATTGCTTTCTCTGCCTTTGATTTTAGGTGTAGCAAGTGCAAATGCAGCCGATGATGTTAAACGCGTTCCAGTGAAAGGATTCCCTATCTCTGAATCAGTAGAAATCGGTGCAGGCAACAGCCTTATTTTCCTGAGCGGAAAAGTTCCTTCTAAAATCTCTGCAGACGCTAAAGAAGGCGTTTTAGAGTCTTATGGTAATACCGAAGCACAAACGATCAACGTGTTAAAACAAATCCAAGCTAACCTTGAAGGTATGGGTTTGACCATGAACGACGTTGTTAAAATGCAAGTATTCTTAGTTGGTGGTGAAGAAACTCAAGGCACGATGGACTTTGCTGGCTTTATGGCTGGTTACAACAAGTTCTATGAGTCTGAGAAAGTGACTAATCTGCCAGCTCGTTCTACCTTCCAAGTCGCTAAACTGGCTAACCCAGCTTGGAGAGTAGAAATCGAAGTGACAGCGGTACGCCCAGCTGCAAAAAAATAA
- a CDS encoding ABC transporter ATP-binding protein: MIEISQISKSYQDTKVLDNVTTTIKNSGITSIIGPNGAGKSTLLSIIGRLLQPDDGGYVKVNELDVSTTPSDKLAKCLSVLRQENQFASRLTVEELVGFGRYPYTKGRLTIDDKKKIDESLSFLNLSDLRHRYLDELSGGQRQRAYVAMVLCQDTEYVLLDEPLNNLDMKHAVIMMKLLRKAADELGKTIILVIHDINFASVYSDYIVALRNGRLSYHGKPEEIMKSEIIEDIFDTPVDIKRVDDQYIALYY; the protein is encoded by the coding sequence ATGATTGAAATTAGTCAGATATCGAAAAGTTATCAGGATACTAAAGTCTTAGATAACGTCACAACAACAATTAAAAATAGCGGTATTACCTCAATCATCGGGCCTAATGGTGCAGGTAAATCAACACTGTTGTCGATTATTGGGCGTTTGTTACAGCCTGATGACGGTGGTTATGTCAAAGTGAATGAACTTGATGTATCAACAACACCTAGTGATAAACTCGCCAAATGTTTATCTGTTCTGCGCCAAGAGAACCAATTTGCGAGTCGGCTAACCGTTGAAGAGTTAGTTGGTTTTGGGCGCTACCCGTATACCAAAGGCCGTTTAACCATTGATGACAAAAAGAAAATTGATGAGTCACTCTCTTTTCTAAATTTGTCAGATTTACGTCACCGTTATTTAGATGAATTATCGGGCGGCCAGCGCCAACGGGCTTATGTGGCAATGGTTTTATGCCAAGATACAGAATATGTTTTACTCGATGAGCCATTGAATAATCTCGATATGAAACATGCCGTGATTATGATGAAACTGCTGCGTAAAGCAGCAGACGAGCTGGGCAAAACGATTATTTTAGTTATCCATGATATTAACTTTGCGTCAGTTTATTCTGACTATATTGTTGCACTGAGAAACGGTCGTTTGTCTTACCACGGTAAGCCAGAGGAGATCATGAAATCTGAAATTATTGAGGATATTTTTGATACCCCGGTTGATATTAAGAGGGTAGATGATCAGTATATTGCTCTCTACTACTAA
- a CDS encoding iron chelate uptake ABC transporter family permease subunit, with translation MQKVNSSIALPKKGVTPLQRIGILLALSLLSIVLYMTVNLGNNLAYILPHRGYIVLTMIVVAFASGVSTVLFQTIANNKILTPSIMGLEALFILLQTIFVFYTDSFPSSWLLNIGKFLLESTLLVLFSVLLYRWLFVSVKMNINLVLMVGIILGTLFRSVATLLQRLMDPNEFSILQSRMFATFTKGTPELILFTLLITAVVGVLLWRMRYCFDVIALGQANAVNLGINYRQQVTVILLLISILVAVSTALVGPLTFLGLMVANLAYLVAGSSQHRYLLPVSFLLGVIALIGGQLILEYGLNMAGTLSVVIEFVGGIFFIYMVLRRF, from the coding sequence ATGCAAAAAGTTAATTCATCAATAGCGTTACCGAAAAAAGGGGTAACGCCGTTGCAAAGAATAGGGATACTACTGGCATTATCATTGTTATCCATTGTTCTTTATATGACGGTCAATTTGGGCAATAACCTTGCTTATATTTTGCCGCACCGAGGCTATATTGTTCTCACCATGATTGTGGTGGCTTTCGCCTCAGGGGTTTCAACAGTTCTCTTTCAAACGATTGCTAATAATAAGATATTGACCCCATCTATCATGGGATTAGAAGCATTATTTATATTATTACAAACCATTTTTGTCTTCTATACCGATAGCTTTCCATCCTCTTGGTTATTGAATATTGGTAAGTTTTTATTAGAGTCCACACTACTCGTGCTGTTCTCTGTACTACTTTATCGCTGGTTATTTGTGTCAGTTAAAATGAATATCAACCTAGTATTGATGGTGGGTATTATTCTTGGCACATTATTTCGCAGTGTAGCGACATTACTACAGCGCTTAATGGACCCCAATGAGTTTTCTATTTTACAAAGCCGGATGTTTGCTACCTTTACCAAAGGAACGCCTGAGCTCATTCTATTCACGCTGCTTATCACTGCGGTTGTGGGCGTTTTATTGTGGCGTATGCGCTATTGCTTCGATGTTATCGCGTTAGGGCAAGCCAATGCAGTGAACTTAGGGATTAATTATCGCCAGCAAGTCACGGTTATCTTGTTGCTTATTTCAATATTGGTGGCGGTTTCTACGGCACTGGTTGGCCCTTTAACATTCTTAGGCTTGATGGTTGCGAACTTAGCTTACTTAGTGGCTGGCAGTAGCCAACACCGCTATTTGCTTCCCGTTTCCTTTCTACTTGGTGTCATTGCGCTGATTGGTGGCCAATTGATCCTTGAGTATGGCCTAAATATGGCGGGGACATTATCGGTTGTTATCGAGTTTGTCGGTGGAATATTCTTTATTTATATGGTGTTAAGAAGGTTTTAG
- a CDS encoding ABC transporter permease, translating to MKTLYLFCGIIALLVLAVLSLFIGAGDVSPVSLFTDPEMQDIFFISRIPRTVSLILAGSAMSVAGLIMQLLTQNRFVEPSLAGTTQSASLGLLVVMILFPAASIMTKMVVASGFALLGTMLFMMLLRRVILKSALIVPLVGIMLGAVISALTIFTAYYFDLLQSLGAWMSGDFSSIIQGRYELLWLVGILTLIACWIADSFTVAGMGREFSINVGLNYRKVMTIGLSIIALISGVVVVVVGALPFLGLIIPNLVSLVMGDNIRKTIPWICLAGGGLVLLCDIIGRLIRYPFEIPASVILGVVGAVIFLYLLLKQQRYAKS from the coding sequence ATGAAAACGCTTTATCTTTTTTGTGGAATTATCGCGTTATTGGTTTTAGCGGTATTAAGCTTGTTTATTGGAGCGGGTGACGTGTCACCCGTTTCGCTTTTCACCGACCCAGAGATGCAAGACATCTTTTTTATTAGCCGAATTCCCCGAACCGTCTCCTTGATTTTAGCTGGTAGCGCGATGAGCGTTGCAGGCCTAATCATGCAATTATTAACGCAAAACCGTTTTGTGGAGCCTTCTCTTGCAGGAACAACCCAGTCAGCTAGCTTAGGCTTACTTGTGGTAATGATATTATTCCCTGCGGCAAGCATTATGACCAAAATGGTGGTTGCCAGTGGTTTTGCACTTCTTGGCACCATGCTGTTTATGATGCTATTGCGTCGCGTAATTTTAAAATCGGCACTGATCGTCCCTTTGGTTGGGATTATGTTAGGTGCAGTGATTAGCGCATTGACCATCTTTACCGCTTATTATTTCGACTTGTTGCAATCTCTTGGTGCATGGATGAGTGGTGACTTTTCTAGCATCATTCAAGGTCGATATGAACTGTTGTGGTTAGTTGGAATATTAACATTAATTGCTTGCTGGATTGCAGATAGCTTTACGGTTGCCGGTATGGGACGTGAGTTTTCAATTAATGTTGGCCTAAATTATCGCAAAGTAATGACTATCGGTTTATCAATCATCGCCTTAATCAGTGGCGTGGTGGTCGTGGTGGTTGGGGCTTTACCTTTCCTAGGCTTAATTATTCCAAATTTGGTGAGCTTAGTGATGGGCGATAACATACGTAAAACCATTCCATGGATTTGTCTTGCTGGTGGTGGCTTAGTTTTACTCTGTGACATTATTGGGCGCTTAATTCGCTATCCATTTGAAATCCCTGCAAGTGTGATTTTAGGTGTTGTTGGCGCGGTGATTTTCTTATATTTATTGTTGAAGCAACAACGTTATGCAAAAAGTTAA
- a CDS encoding siderophore ABC transporter substrate-binding protein → MFAKSLVSGIALLSALVLAGCDNAKDSTETAQVAEKQTITIEHAQGKTEIPRHPQKVIVMNMETLDIMDALGAPVAGVPQTNVHFPEFLTKYSGSEYVNGGTLFEPAYETLSNAKPDLILGGSRARDAYDKLSGVAPTISLDIDNKNFIGSLTERTNELGALFGKEEQAKKLITDFNAKIEGIKAKAPTAGKAMVILVSGGKISAYGPGSRFGFIFDVLGFEPAYVFEENTGRHGNIVNAELLVKLNPDWLFVIDRDSAIGKTDAQPAAEVLDNALVRKTAAWEKGQITYLDPTAVYIAGGIQTYSQLMDDINTALEKSQAK, encoded by the coding sequence ATGTTTGCAAAATCATTAGTTTCGGGTATTGCTTTGTTATCAGCATTAGTATTAGCGGGTTGTGATAACGCGAAAGACTCTACAGAAACAGCTCAAGTCGCAGAAAAACAAACTATCACAATAGAACATGCCCAAGGCAAAACTGAAATTCCTCGTCACCCTCAAAAAGTCATTGTGATGAACATGGAAACACTAGACATCATGGATGCACTCGGAGCCCCAGTTGCCGGTGTTCCTCAAACCAATGTTCACTTCCCTGAATTCTTAACAAAATATAGCGGCTCTGAATACGTCAATGGCGGGACATTATTTGAACCTGCTTATGAAACATTAAGTAATGCTAAACCTGACCTGATTTTAGGCGGTAGCCGTGCTCGTGATGCCTATGACAAACTCAGTGGTGTTGCTCCAACTATTTCATTAGACATAGATAACAAAAACTTTATTGGTAGTTTAACTGAGCGTACTAATGAGCTTGGCGCATTGTTTGGTAAAGAAGAGCAAGCCAAAAAACTCATTACTGACTTCAATGCAAAAATTGAAGGTATCAAAGCTAAAGCGCCTACTGCGGGCAAAGCAATGGTGATCTTAGTCAGCGGCGGTAAAATCTCCGCATATGGCCCAGGCTCACGTTTCGGTTTTATCTTTGATGTATTAGGTTTTGAACCTGCTTATGTGTTTGAAGAAAACACTGGTCGCCACGGTAATATCGTTAATGCAGAATTACTGGTGAAATTAAACCCAGACTGGTTATTTGTTATCGACCGTGACAGCGCAATTGGCAAAACGGATGCACAGCCTGCTGCGGAAGTATTAGATAACGCATTAGTGAGAAAAACAGCAGCATGGGAAAAAGGCCAAATTACTTACCTTGACCCAACTGCCGTATATATTGCGGGTGGGATCCAAACTTATTCCCAGTTAATGGACGATATCAATACAGCATTAGAGAAGAGCCAAGCAAAATAA
- a CDS encoding helix-turn-helix domain-containing protein: MYSENGSEKIHYMVGQRILEKRRELGYTGFQLAQLLGVSQQQISRYERGKIKIDLFHLFKLAFLMGTPIDWFLEDISSQLSENGRLDDTQ; encoded by the coding sequence ATGTATTCAGAAAATGGCAGTGAAAAAATCCATTATATGGTAGGTCAGAGGATCTTAGAAAAGCGTAGAGAACTGGGATATACCGGTTTTCAGTTAGCTCAATTACTCGGTGTTAGCCAACAACAGATCTCACGCTATGAAAGAGGCAAAATCAAGATTGATTTATTTCACTTGTTTAAACTTGCATTTTTGATGGGAACACCAATTGATTGGTTCCTTGAAGATATCAGCTCTCAGCTCAGTGAAAATGGGCGACTGGATGATACGCAATAA
- a CDS encoding fimbrial protein, with product MKVFLSLLIGAVMFSSTASASIFSYITESRPGSNPNNGDADYKYVIARWDPELPTTRNPCFGWSRCYLTISHKHTAAGTPGSATVELAEISKYQYMRDIQNIPGVLAKATAPATQWAVHTGVRLQNNQECVGLFYQDRTGVTNNGGLIPGSLCGIAPPPIGACKINNTIPDINFGPISEADLAGQSKQVNISVTCNLAMDVLVIATGVNVTNGRVNLRPDNSLYANLYLGGNNTPGENGYRIHVPAGGTNSVTLKAVLGTSGRVQAGQFEGAAALILTVP from the coding sequence ATGAAAGTATTTTTATCGCTATTAATTGGTGCAGTCATGTTTTCATCTACTGCATCCGCCTCTATTTTTTCTTATATCACGGAATCAAGACCCGGTAGTAACCCAAATAACGGAGATGCAGATTATAAGTATGTGATTGCCCGTTGGGACCCTGAATTGCCAACTACGCGTAATCCTTGCTTTGGGTGGTCGAGATGTTATCTCACCATAAGCCATAAGCACACAGCTGCTGGAACACCAGGGTCGGCAACCGTCGAGTTGGCCGAAATTTCTAAGTATCAATACATGCGTGACATTCAGAATATACCCGGTGTTTTGGCAAAGGCGACAGCTCCAGCAACACAGTGGGCTGTTCATACCGGGGTTAGGCTACAGAATAATCAGGAATGTGTGGGGCTGTTTTACCAAGATCGCACAGGGGTTACAAATAACGGTGGGTTAATTCCCGGCTCATTATGTGGCATTGCGCCTCCACCGATTGGAGCTTGTAAGATCAACAATACCATCCCAGATATCAACTTTGGCCCAATTAGCGAAGCAGACCTCGCAGGCCAATCAAAACAAGTAAACATTAGTGTGACATGTAACTTAGCGATGGATGTTTTAGTGATTGCCACTGGTGTTAACGTAACAAATGGGCGTGTAAATTTACGGCCTGATAACAGTTTATACGCGAATTTGTATTTAGGCGGGAATAATACACCAGGGGAAAATGGTTATAGAATTCACGTACCTGCAGGTGGAACAAATTCGGTAACGTTGAAAGCCGTATTAGGTACCAGTGGCCGAGTTCAAGCTGGCCAATTTGAAGGTGCCGCAGCCCTTATTTTAACTGTGCCTTAA
- a CDS encoding fimbrial protein: MNKLIQCAVAGALVINFSTAFAVPDNLRIIGNLVEEPCTILPGDENILMEFFDTPEKNFYTYGETPPKEFAIKLADCDTTIGKFVEVTFSGTPNLALPGFIALSTNSVASGFAVGLQNSDKTPLAIDQKGSKLTLQDGANQLRFYAYLKGEPDAIANKTIKVGPYSAVATFKLDYE; this comes from the coding sequence ATGAACAAATTAATTCAATGTGCAGTAGCCGGAGCATTAGTTATCAACTTCAGTACGGCTTTTGCTGTACCTGATAATTTAAGAATTATCGGTAATTTAGTAGAGGAACCCTGCACTATTTTGCCTGGTGATGAAAACATCCTGATGGAATTTTTTGATACACCAGAAAAAAACTTTTACACCTATGGTGAAACTCCGCCTAAAGAGTTTGCGATTAAACTGGCCGACTGTGACACAACGATAGGCAAATTTGTGGAAGTGACGTTTTCAGGAACACCTAATCTTGCACTTCCTGGTTTTATTGCATTATCAACAAATAGTGTTGCATCTGGTTTCGCAGTGGGGTTACAAAACTCAGATAAAACACCACTGGCTATTGACCAGAAAGGCTCGAAGTTAACGTTACAAGATGGTGCTAACCAATTACGGTTTTATGCGTATTTAAAAGGTGAACCTGATGCTATTGCGAATAAAACAATAAAAGTAGGGCCTTACAGTGCTGTAGCAACATTTAAATTAGATTATGAATAA